In Humulus lupulus chromosome 6, drHumLupu1.1, whole genome shotgun sequence, a single genomic region encodes these proteins:
- the LOC133784702 gene encoding probable polyamine transporter At3g13620: MEAVELPTTTKPPTNPKKLTLLPLIFLIYFEVAGGPYGEEPAVKAAGPLLALIGFLVFPFIWSIPEALVTAELSTAYPGNGGFVIWAQQAFGPFWGSLMGTWKFLCVVINIATFPILCVEYLEKLFPVLESGWPRYVAILAFIIVLAIINYIGLTIVGYVAVILALISISPFVVMTCFAIPKIRPGRWISLGQKGVKKDWSLYFNTLFWNLNFWDNVSTLAGEVENPHKTFPKALLVAGIFTCLSYLIPLFVVTGSVAVDQSLWETGFHAEAAKIIAGNWLKIWIEIGAVLSAIGLFQAQLSSSSYQILGMAKIGVFPKIFAYRSKKFNTPLLGILVSTGIVLAVSYLDLEVIIAAANFLYSLGMLLEFASFVWLRRKFPELRRPYKVPMGLVGLVIMCLIPSAFLLFVMSIARKMVYLISGVLTTVGIVWFFFIKLCRAKRLCQFNSNQFQEDQY, translated from the coding sequence ATGGAGGCTGTTGAATTACCAACCACAACCAAACCACCCACAAACCCTAAAAAGCTTACTCTTCTCCCTCTCATCTTCCTCATCTACTTCGAAGTCGCCGGAGGTCCCTACGGCGAAGAGCCGGCAGTCAAAGCCGCCGGTCCACTCCTAGCCCTAATCGGCTTCCTCGTCTTCCCATTCATATGGAGTATTCCCGAAGCCCTAGTCACCGCCGAGCTCTCCACCGCCTACCCCGGCAACGGAGGCTTCGTCATATGGGCACAACAAGCCTTCGGACCCTTCTGGGGTTCTCTCATGGGAACATGGAAGTTCTTATGCGTCGTCATCAACATCGCAACCTTCCCCATTCTCTGCGTTGAGTACTTGGAAAAACTCTTCCCTGTTCTCGAATCGGGTTGGCCTCGTTACGTAGCCATTTTAGCTTTCATTATTGTCCTTGCTATTATCAACTATATAGGCCTCACTATCGTTGGCTACGTAGCTGTGATCTTAGCCCTAATATCGATCTCACCTTTCGTGGTAATGACCTGTTTTGCCATACCTAAGATCAGGCCTGGTAGGTGGATTAGTTTAGGCCAAAAGGGTGTGAAAAAAGATTGGAGTCTGTACTTTAACACCCTTTTTTGGAACCTTAACTTTTGGGACAATGTATCAACTTTGGCCGGCGAAGTAGAAAACCCACATAAGACCTTTCCGAAAGCACTCTTAGTCGCCGGGATCTTCACCTGTTTGTCGTACTTGATCCCTCTTTTCGTAGTGACTGGCTCAGTCGCCGTCGATCAAAGCCTGTGGGAGACCGGTTTCCACGCCGAGGCCGCCAAAATCATAGCCGGGAACTGGCTGAAAATTTGGATAGAAATCGGTGCAGTGTTGTCAGCGATTGGACTCTTTCAAGCTCAGTTGAGCAGCAGTTCGTACCAAATCCTTGGCATGGCAAAAATCGGAGTTTTCCCCAAGATTTTCGCCTACCGTTCGAAGAAATTCAACACTCCATTGTTGGGGATCTTGGTCTCAACTGGGATAGTTTTGGCAGTGTCATACTTGGATTTAGAGGTGATAATTGCTGCTGCAAATTTCTTGTACAGTTTGGGAATGTTGCTGGAGTTTGCCTCTTTTGTGTGGCTGAGGAGAAAGTTTCCTGAGCTGAGGAGGCCGTACAAGGTTCCGATGGGGTTGGTTGGATTGGTAATCATGTGTTTGATTCCGTCTGCCTTTTTGCTCTTTGTCATGTCCATAGCCAGAAAGATGGTTTACTTGATCAGTGGAGTTTTAACTACAGTTGGAATTGTTTGGTTCTTTTTCATCAAGTTGTGCAGAGCAAAAAGGTTGTGTCAATTCAATAGTAATCAATTTCAAGAAGATCagtactaa
- the LOC133784703 gene encoding uncharacterized protein LOC133784703 codes for MVVLDVYRLNNVGIGAFLETKIKGVKIKAVMSSTFVGWEYYSSVNLEGRILLIWKAHLEIILGDFNAVFSPNDRLGGRPITMKEMEDARQWLDLGLVDEMKVMGSFYTWSNNQEGGTRIFSKLDRVFANEAWLDSFPLVAVVSQWEVISDHCFILLKHLPTLRMG; via the exons ATGGTGGTTCTTGATGTCTATAGATTGAATAACGTTGGAATTGGGGCTTTCCTTGAAACTAAAATCAAGGGAGTGAAAATAAAGGCAGTTATGAGTTCTACTTTTGTTGGTTGGGAGTATTATAGTAGTGTGAACTTGGAGGGTAGAATTTTATTGATTTGGAAAGCTCATTTG GAGATCATTCTAGGGGATTTTAATGCTGTTTTTTCTCCTAACGATAGATTGGGAGGGAGACCTATCACAATGAAAGAAATGGAGGATGCTCGGCAGTGGCTTGATCTTGGCTTGGTTGATGAAATGAAGGTTATGGGATCCTTTTATACTTGGTCTAACAATCAAGAAGGGGGGACTCGCATTTTCTCTAAGTTAGACAGGGTGTTTGCTAATGAAGCCTGGCTTGACTCATTTCCGTTAGTTGCTGTTGTTTCTCAATGGGAGGTTATATCTGATCATTGTTTTATTCTTCTTAAACATCTTCCTACTTTGAGGATGGGGTGA